The following DNA comes from Lathamus discolor isolate bLatDis1 chromosome 5, bLatDis1.hap1, whole genome shotgun sequence.
CGCCGAGGGCCTTCGCTGAGGAATGTATGACCTGCAGACAGGTTGCAATCAACGTGCCTCTCACCTGCTACATCCAcctttccctgctcccctgGGCTGGGGAGCTCAccccctgcccacagctgccttTGGGATGAGGGCAGCTGaactcctcctgctgctggctccagcTGGGAGAGAGCCTGTTCCCAGGGTGGCACCAGCTCAGCCTGAGCAGCGTGCGCCAGCCAAGCCCTGGAGCAGCATCACAGAGCCTGGCCCAGAGCTGGGGGGCAGAGCTGCCCCTTCCCCAGAGCTGCCCTGCGAGGCTGGGCACAGCCTGGTGGCACCAAGCGGCCCTCGTGAGACTCCGTATATGCCAAATTAGCATTTAGGTTTCTGCTCAGAGACAGGCTGCAGTAAACTGTCTCCAGGGGGTTCTGCGCAGAGGCCCCTCTCTAACCCGCTCATAGACTCCAGCGTAATCTAGGCTTATAACCACGTATCTTCTGCTGCTCAGACCGACCAGAGCATTAATGGACAGTAACCGATGTTTACACACTGCAACGATGATTAAAATGGATCCTGATTGGTACTGGGCTGTCTGTTGGGGGGTGGctgctctccctctcctccctgcacACCCTGCCAGCCCACGCTGTCCTCACCTGAAGCAGAACAAGGTCCCCATGGAGAATAGCAGATAACAAAACTGACTGTTTAATGCTTTTATACACAATATAAATTACACTGACCAGCATGGCAACAGCCATGGAACCAGTCCTCCCTCCCCACTTGTCCCCAAGGTCCAGCAGAAGACGATTCCAAAAGGCAGGAACAGGCAGGTATCACCCCCAGGGGCATGGCACTACCACCTCTGGGGCAGGAACCTGAGCTGCTGTTTGTGACTTTGCCAAGGAAGGATAGGGCTGCTGAAGGTCCCAGTGCACCCATGGGCACCACGTAAGGCAGCCCTGAGCCCCCGTGGAGTCTGCTGCCTATCCCTCCCCCAGGGAGGGCAGGGGCTGAGGCACCCTGGGCCTGATGCAGGGCTGGACACCCCTGCAGCTGGGCTAAGTGCTGTCTtagggcagggctgtgcccaCAGCTGGAGGGGCCAAGAGGGCTTTGGCATTGCGTGGGTTTACCCAGCTCTCGGCTGTGTGGCCGTGGATCTTCTGGTGGCGCTTGTAGTTGTCCCAATGGCCAGTGGTGTAAGAGCAGTTCCGGCACTGGAAGGGCTTCTCACCCGTGTGCCGCAGCATGTGCCGCTTCAGGTTCATGCTCTGGTTGCAGCTGTAGCTGCAGAGGCTGCACTGAAAGGGCTTGTCGCCCGAGTGGATGCGCCCGTGACGCTTGAGGTTGGCCAGGTTGCCACAGGCGTAGTCGCAGAGCTGGCACTTGTAGGGCTTCTCGCCCGTGTGTACTCGCTGGTGCCGCTTCAGGTTGTCGAGGTGGGCAGAGGCATAGGGGCAGAGCGGGCAGGCAAACGGCTTCTCCCCACTGTGCGTCTTCATGTGCCGTGCCAAGTGGTTGGGGTAGTGGGTGACGAAGGGGCAGAAGTTGCAGGAAAAGCCTTTGTCCCCACTGCCCTTGCGGGGGCTGGCGCCCGGCTcggtgcccagcactgccaggctgCAGCGCCCACAGACCTGCTCAGCCCGCCCTTCATCCTGCGCAAACCCATCGTCCAGCACCAGCCCGCACATGCGGCACGTGAAGGGGTAAAGCAGCTCGGGCAACGCAGCCGCCTCCTCACCCCGCAGCCGAGCGCAGCCAGGCAGGAAGGGGCCACTGCCGCTGCCCACGTGCAGGCTCAGCTCCGGCAGCATTGGCTCTGTGGGATGAACACAAAGAGGGCTGTGAGCAGGGCGGCACAGCGCTGGTCAGGCTCAGCTCCACAAGAAGGCCCAGCTGCGGCTGGTGGCACCGGGACTGGCACAGGACACACACCTTctctctcccccatccccaaGGCTGTGCCATAGGGgtctcccagcagctcctcccttcccctccacctTTACCTGGGTCCTTGTCCTGCTGGTGCGGCACTTCGCCTTCGGGCAGGCGGTGGCTGAGCATGTGCCTCTTCAGGTTGCGGCTCTGGTTGCAGCGATAGTCGCAGGCAGCACACTGGAAGGGCTTGTCCTGGCTGTGGACCCGTTCATGGCGTTTGAGGttgcccaggctgctgcaggcgAAGCTGCAGCACGTGCAGTGGTACGGCTTTTCCCCGGTGTGTGTGCGCAAGTGTCGGGTCAGGTTCACCAGCTGGGCAGAGGCGTAGGCACACTGCGTGCACGCGAACGGCTTCTCCCCGTTGTGTGTTTTCATGTGGCGCTTGAGGTGGCTGGAGTAGTGGGAGGCGAaggggcagagctggcaggagTACACGATGCGCTGGCTGCGGCCCCCCTCCGTGCCTGcacactgcaggcagctctgcccgAGGCTGGCAGCCAGCTGCAGCCCGCACTGGCGGCAGGGCAgcgccgcggggccgggctCCCCACCCTCCTCGGGGTCGCTCTCCACACTCAGCTGCTGGTACCCAGAGGAGCAGTCGTCGTCGCTCAGCGCATACGCCGGCATGGCGATCTTCCCCACCAGGGTTTCTGCTGAGAAGACGATGGGATGGGACGGTGTCAGCACGGCTGGCCCAGGCACAACCTCTTGCTTGTGCAATTGGTCCCAGCAGGGCCCATCTCAAGAAGGGGGCTTGCAGCCAGGAGGGCCTAGGCAGCTGCATCCACCcaggcagcacccagcaggaGCCCACCACACTGTGCACAGTAGGGTGAGGAGTCTCACAGCCATGACCTGCTCTGACACCCTGCTGCAGGGCCTGTCCTCACTACGTTGGGAAACCCTGTCACCTCCACCCTACGGCTTGCTCCAGGAATGGCAGGCAGTGTGGAGCACAAGGGTGGGTTGGGCAcccaccagcactgctgggacTGGCTGGTAGGAAGCAGTAATAGTGGGAAGGTGTTGGGTGCAGCCTGACCCAGGCAGGAGAGCTGGCTGCCCATAAAGTCTGCTCTGGGCTTCCTCTCACTATGCTGCTGCCCTAGCCCAGGAATGGCAGCCAGTGCTGCTCCCATGGCAAACCCTATGGGGCTCCAACACCAGCCCCCTTCCATCATGCAGGAAAACAGACCTTCCTGGGCCCCAGCCAGCGCTGCTGCCTCATGGCAGTGGGAGGAAGTCTGCACCAGGCTCTCAGAGAGCACTTCTGCTTCCTGGCTGGGCACAGACccatcctcctgcagccccaggaaGAGATGACAGAAGCTGAGCCCagtgccctgcagcctccttcAGGCTGGTGCTCGGGGCCAGAGGGGCAGCAACATGCAGCCAAAACCTTGCCACTGTCGGCCTCAAGCAGTGTCCGGCTGTCCCCATGCAGTGCCTGACCTGGAGCTCTAGAGCCTGTGAGACCTAGCAGATGCCCACCACCCCGGGAAGCAGCCTGGGCTGTCCTCTTCACTGCTGCCCACCCAGGTGGGTCCAGCTCCCAGAGTCCCAGCCGGGTGCAGGGGTGAGGCTGCTCCCATGCTGCAGGACAAGGCCGCCCAACCTGCTTCCAGTGCCTTTTCACAAGCACTGCCTGAAGTGCAGATGCCAGAATGGGACATCCCACATTGGGCTGGCCATTGCTGGATGAACTCTCGATCCCACCTCAAGCCTCACACTGCCCTCTGCCTTCTCAGCTCAGGCCCACAGTCCTGCATTGCCACAGCGTCCCTGGAGCACTGTCTCATGGCTGTCAGTGCTGCCCTTGGGGCGAGGATGAGGATGTGGCCAGTGATGGCTCTCCTGACCTCCTCAGTGGGCCCTGAGATGCCcagtcctgctccccagctgggACTGCCAGTTGAGAGTGGGAAGAAAGGtatttctgactttcagccctcgcagcattcagcagccagagctgctgagAGGGCTTTGTCCGTGCGCTGGGCTCTGCGCACAAGCACAAGGGAAGGAGCAGAACCACATCTGCCAGGCAGCTGAGACCGTGCCTCAGCACAAGAGCGGGAGCTGCCGGCACAGCCCACCATGGCCCAGCATGGGTGCTGAGCACGCAGACTGCAACACAGCCCTGGTAGACAGCGAGGGGACAGAACCACAAGGGATGTGGTCTGTGCCACCCATCTCCTCTCACCACACCTTATTCTCCACACTGTTGAAGGCAACGAGTGACGCTCCCGCCGGTCCTTGCAAGGCATCGTAATGGAGCTGGATCAGTGTTTGCCCCTCTGGCTACCCCACACCGCAGGCTGACCTGCTGCCCAGTGTGCTGCCACCGGGCTGGCACAAAGGGGCTGTGGGACTCCCGGGCCAAGTgagaagcagggagcaggagctggcagagacAGCCCCAACCCAGCTCCCCAGACAACATCGAGGGGCAGCGGTGGGGCAGCCTCCAGCTCCCGGCTGGGCAACAAAGCTCTGGCGGCTCCGGGAAGCAGGGGCTCCCGGGCAGACCGGTGCGGGCGGCTCCGGGGATGAGCCCCCAGACCAACCGTGGAGCACAACGCGCCTGGGGGGCCTCAACGGGAGGAAGCGCCGGGGGATCAGTGCCAGGGCTCCGGACCACCAGCGCGGGACTCCACCCCGGGAGGGGATCCGGGACGGGGAACACGCCCGGGGACAGAGAAGCCACAGGGCGGGCCTGCTCCCGAGAAGAGGGGAGGCTGCCTCATGGGGCCGGGCGCGGGGCAGGTACCGGCAATGACCGGTCACGGTCcccacccagcagcacccccgGAGCCGGGGCCGTCCCCGGGGGGCGCCGCTGCCGGGCCCGGCCGGCGGGCACGCACCTGGCGGTCCCTTCTCGAAGGCCAGGCCGCGGCCCAGCAGCAGGTCGCCGGGCAGCACCAGCGCCGCTCCCGCAGACTCCTCGGGGCCGTCCTCGGCGTCCGCTGCAACACACCGAGCGCCGCGGGTCACCgccgggccgccgccgccgccccccggccAGGCCGCGCACTCACCCTTCACCGGCTGCGGGTGGCTCTGCTTCCGCCGGGGCATGGTGGTCGgacccggccccggcccggccccacAGCCCGCCCGCCCGCGGCCCGCCAGCCGCCCCCGACAGCCcggggcggccgccgccgccccgcctcGACAGGGCACTTCCGCTTCCGCCCaggcgcggggcggggcctcCGGCGGAAGCGGGAAAGGCGCCCCGGAAGCGGACCGGGGGGCCGGAAGCGTGCGCGGGACCCGCTTCCCTGCCGGCGCCGCTCCGGGATGCGGCGGGCGGGGGAGGAGGCCGGGCCGCGGGAGAGGCGGGCGGGGCCCGGGCGGGAGCGGGTCCCCGGGACGTAGGCGGCGGTGGCCGAGGAGGGCGTGGCCGACGGGAGCCCTGCCCCTTCCTGGGCGGGCGGTGCCGCCGGTGCCGCGGCCCCGGGGAGCTGGGGGGGCGCCGGGCCGAGCGCTGACGGTGTCCGTGTCCCGTCGGGGCGGCTGCGGCAGCCcccccgttcccccccccccgttccTCCCCCTGCTGCCCCGCCAGCACGGCCCTGCTCCGGGACGGCGGGGGCCGCGGGAAGCTTCGGCAGCCGCAGAGCGAGGTGTCCGGTAAGACAGCTGCGGGAGGGAGGGCTGGAAGGCACGGGTGTCCTGTGGGCGGCACAGGCGGGCTCAGCGGGTCTAGGGCCCGCGTTGCGCTGGTgcaggagggcagggaaggggcaggcaggagcacaCCTGGCTCGCAGTGAGCGCTCCGGCCTTTCATCATCTTGGTTCTTCCAGCGCTGAGATCCTTTCAGCCGGGGTTTGGTTGAAGGATCTGGGGCTTTttgggagggcagggagagatTCGCTGTTGTGTGTATGGTCTGATAGCAAGAGGCAACTGAAAACGTCCTTTGGATGTGCCCGTCAGTGTCCTGCTCCTTTGTACTGTCCTGGGGAGAGCAGTGAGGCCGGTCGCGGATTCATGgatcaggctgcccagagaggtcgTGTGGTCCTTGTCCTGGGAGGTCTTCTAGACCCAGCTGGCATAAAGCCCTTAACCACAGAGGTGACCCTCATTTGGGTCACCAAATGAGGGCAGGAAGGTGAACTGGAGACCTCTTGCGGTCTCTTTCCACCTGACTTATTTGGTGATCATGGTGACCCCAGTGGGAACCGGCTGCAGAAGAAGGGGAGCCCAGCTCCCCACATTCCAGGAGTGGCCCCAGTGTTGGGTACAGTGGCCATGCTGTGGTTCCTCTGTGGCCATTCCCTTTGCCAGTTCTATCTCCACACTCTCACAAGGACTGCAGAGCTGAACATTATTGCCTGGTTCTCCCAGGAGTGGGTGATGGACCTCCCCGCAATGCAGCTCCTGGAATGACCCTGTGGTTCATAACCCCTGTTTGCAGAAAATCCCCCTCACTTTACATGGCTTGGCTCCCGGACACTCAGGCGTGCTCTTACCCTGCCAGACAAAGAGCCTGCTGGGTCCTGGGGATGCCATGATGGCACTTCATAAAAGCCAGTCGCACCTCTGCTCACAGGGAGCTCAGCTGTGTCACACTTTGCTGTGGTTGGTTTCCTGCAGCTTCTCTCTCTGGTGTCCCAGTGTTGTGCAGACCAGCGGCACCCAGCGCTTTGCATCCTGCTTCCTGGGGAGAAGGGCCCCTGGTTACCCTGCCTGGGGGCTTGGTTGGCCCATCTCCAGGGCTGGCTGGTGTGCAGCTGTGTGTGTTGGGGCAGCAGCCCTGGTCTGCTGCAGCCGTATCTTGTACTCATCCTTTCTCTGCCTAGGTCTGTGCCCTGGATGTGGTCCCCATTTACAGGACTCGTTCTGCCTTCTCTGTGGCTCCATTAGTAGAGTGAGCTGCCTGACATCTCCAAACAACCCTGgctgcctgagctgctgctgagcctctTCATGGATAGTTTTTGCTTATTTGCAGGTCCTTGAGGGAATCGAATGTGTTGGACTTGTGGCAGTCCCAGAGGAGCCATGTCCACGTGTGTCAGCAATGCTTCCCCGCTGACAGGTACCTCGGGGCCAGAGGATGGGGCTGATGAGATTCCTGCCAGTGCTTATTCACTTGGGCAGCCATTTAGTCCAGTGTCGcagtcctgctgcaggagcatgttccttcctgctctcctcctgcagtaCTTTCCACTCTAACAGCCATTTAAATCCAATCTCAGCCCAATTTCCATGAGCTCTTTAGTTGCTACAGGAAAGTGCTTTAttaccttgggtgacatggtgaGCACCTTGCTTGTTCCCAGCAGACTCCTTGGTCTTCTCTGAGCCATCACTAATACATGCTTCTTCCAGTGCCAGCACTTGTGGTATTTCAGCTGTGCTCAAatggaaaaagcagcacaggagctgGATGTTGTGGAGGTGTAAAGTGTAGGGTGGTATAGATAGATATAGGGTATAGATAAGGGTATAGATAAAGAAGGAGCAAGGAGAATTGTGCTCTGATGTCAGGAGGATGAATTGTCATGTGGCCATGGACTTGTAAGCTACAAGTAAGGGAAAACTGACAGGTTTACCTCCTCTCTCCTGTAATTACCTGGCTCTTGGGTCCCTTGGCTTGGTTGCCTCTTCTACAACCTCAGCAGAAGTTTGGGTGATGCAGGTTGTAGTGCAGCACTAGTGACACAGGGAATCATTCAGAAGTGACCGCTCCCCATGAGGTCCTGCTGCCCTCCCTGGGTTGCAGGGCATGTGGAGGAGCCCTCTCTTCCCAGGATGTGTCAGGATCCAGCCTTGGTGGAGGAAGCACTTTCTTTGTGGCAGTGAGATGTTCCCTGCTCTCCTGTGAGCTAACCCTGAGGAGGGGTAGTGGGTGATGGTGGTTGTGATTTGCCCTGAGTTTTCCTCTGGGGTCCCTCCAGCTAGCCGTTGCTGGGAGCTTCCTGATGCAGTCTGGGTGAAGGAGTTTGTTTCTGCAGTGCCAAGTGCTGGTGTCCATACGGGCCCAGTCTGTGGTTCTTGGACATTTGAGTTTCAGTCAGAGCTTCAGCCGTATCTCTCCTTGGAAAGGAAAGTCACAAAGACTTGCAGTGGGGAGGGGTGTGATTATTGCACTGCCCTAGGTACAAGCTGGTTCTCACAGCGCTTGCCACTGCCTTCCTTGCAAAGAGCACTGTCTTCCCCTCCTTGTGGAATCTTGGGGGTCCTGGCCCTCTGGACTTTATTGCTGAAATGAGAGAGATGGGAAAGGGCAGAACAGAGCTGGCTCAGGGGCACATGGGTGGCTGGAGAGGGGCTGTGGCTGTGATGCCCAAGCTCAGCGTGGGACAGGTCAGCCATGGTACTGTCACTGGGGCCTTTGGGCCAGCGTGGGGACAAGGCTGGACATAATGGCTTTGGGTGATCATGGGTGTACTGACCAGGCAAGATATGTTTGTGGGAGCTCAAGGTCAGGTGCTTTGACTCTTCCCTTTGGTTTGATGGGAGGGAGCACATCGGCAGGAGCACCTCAAGGAAGGACAGGGTCTATCTTTGTGCTCAGTGGCTGTGCTGCCGTGCTGGAGGACGCAGGAGGTGGGCAATGTCCTGGGCCCTGGCAGAGCACCGCTGGCAGTTGTCTTGGCTtgtcctggagctgctggggtgtTTTTGATGGTATAACCCTGGGGTCCAGCAGGGTGGCAGGGCACTAGTGGGGTTTGTGGGTGCTGAGGCTGTGTTCCCAtgcctgcagcccagggctTGCTCTCATGTGTGGTTCCTTTGCAGGCTGAGCAGCACTGACTGCAGCTGGAGATGGTTCAGCCACTGCCTGTGGGGACAATGCTGGCTCTGAGGCCTGGGTAGGAGCCAGGCCATGAGGGCCGTGCTGGGGCTGgcacctccctcctgccctctgTAGCCTGACAGCAGCCGGCTGCCACCCTGGCGGGCCACCATGGAGCGGCCCATGCGTGTGCACCTCCGCCTCCTGGGCTTCTTTGGGCGGAAGCCACAGGCCGTCGGAGGGGAGACATCaccagagcaggaggcagagccgGCGGAACGTGAGGAGATGTGCATCGCGCTGCCCCTGGGCGAGGACGGGGAGCTGGTGGAGTGTCCCTTGTGCCTGCTGCCCCAGCCACCCGAGGCCTTTCCCACCCTGGCCTCCTGCGAGCACCGCTCGTGCCGGGCCTGCCTGGAGCAGTACCTGCGCATTGCCGTCAGCGAGAGCCGTGTGCAGGTGGCCTGCCCGCACTGCCCGGCCGCGCTGCAGCCCGACGACGTCCACCGCCTCCTGGCTGAGCCCTCCCTCCGCGACAAGTACGAGGAGTTCCTCCTGCGGCGGCTGCTGGCGGCTGATCCCAGCACCCGCTGGTGTCCTGCGCCCAACTGCAGGTGAGCGGCTGGGCCCTTGTGCGGAGCCAGGAGCGGCTGGGAGCTGGTGCGCAACGAACTGTGCCTGTGcttcctagaatcacagaatggtttgggttggaagggaccttaaagttcatccagttccaaccccctgccacaggcagggacaccttccactagagcagactgctccaagccccatccaacctggccttcaacactgccagggatggggcagccacagcttctctgggcaccctgtgccagggcctcaccaccctcgtaGTAAAGAAGTGTCCTGTGAGTTTTTCTCAGGCTCAGTCCTCTCGTGGCTTGGTCCTGTGTGGGGTTGGGCTTGCTCAGGGAGGTGTCCCAATTTCTGTCCCATCTGCAGGGCACGGGTGCTCTTGGCCATGCTGGGCCAGCCCATGAGATCCCTGGGGAGCTGTGTGAGTGCTGGATGGGGAAAGCTCTGCTGCAGTCTGAGCTGGCTCTcctgagcaggggctgcagctctgtcTCAGCATGGAGCTGGGACCTGCCCCTGCAtggcctggctgtgctggggaggggaatggctgtgtgctgtgcagggatgcagggagggcACTGCTGAACCCCCTACACTGACTGCTTTCTCCCCACAGCTACGCTGTCATCGCCTATGGCTGTGCCGAGTGTCCCCGCCTCACCTGCGGCCGTGAGGGTTGTGGCACCGAGTTCTGCTACCACTGCCGGCAGCCCTGGCACCCCGATGGCCCTTGTGTGCCAGCGCTGCCAGCCCCTGGCCTGGCCAATGCAGCGGAGCCAGTCCACCCGGAGGACTCGACCCACGGTGAGACCTTGGAGCAGGGTGGGAGCAAGCAGGTCAGAGGTTTGACACAGCTGAGCCGCAGTCAAATACCTTTGTACCTTCCTGCCCGtggggctgctggagccaggATCCAGTGGTCCCCACTGGCTGCCTGTCTGTGGAGGCAGGTGGGCTCTGTGCCAGTTGAGCTGGGGCTGTGGAGCGGGACCTTGCTTTGCCTGGCTCACCCTGATACCTACGGGACAGGCTGAAATCCTTGGTCAGTGTATGGAGGTGGACCTGCACTGTCCTGTCCTGCACCCCCCATCTCATCTCCTCTCTTTGCCCCTGGCAGCTGAGGCTGAGAACATCAAGGTCTGTCCCCGCTGCAGTGCCTTCATCATGAAGATCAATGATGGGAGCTGCAACCGCATGAACTGCACGGTCTGTGGCTGCCTCTTCTgctggctctgcctgcaggagaTCTCTGACGTGCACTTCCTGAGGtcagtgcagggctggggaccaTGAGGTGTGCTGGGGGGCGAGGGTGGAGGAGCTGCCAGGAGGTGAGGGGCTGCGGGTCTTGCCAGGAGCTGTGGGGATAGGAATGGGGGACAGTTGAGGCCCTGCTGAGAGCCACAGCCACGTCTGGGGATCCCTGGGCTGTGGGGCTGACTTGAGGGGGGAAGCAGAGTGCCCTGTGCTGTCAACAGCCTTTGGCCCAGCCCCACTCTATCCTCACAGCCCCTCTGGCTGCACCTTCTGGGGGAAGAGGCCTTGGTCAAGGACCCGGAAGATCCTGTGGCAGCTGGGCATGGTGCTGGGAGCACCCATGGTGATCTCCCTCGTCGCAGGCATCGCCGTCCCTGTCATTACCATCGGGATCCCCGTCTACATGGGTAGGAAGGTACTGGCAGGGGGCCCTGGAGTCCCAGTGATCCTGCTCCCCTCTGAGCCTCAGGCCTGGACAGACACACAGTGCTCGCCACTGCATGTCCCTGTGTCACCTTTGACTCCCCACAGCCCTCCCTGTGGGGACCCTTGCTGCTGCCCACCCCAACACCAGTCGGGTACTTGCAGCCTGGAGAGGTGGGAGCTGTGGATGATTGAAAGGAGGAAAGGGTTTGGGGCCCAGGGGTGTTTTCCAGGGACACCTGAGTAGTGGTGGCAGCACCATTGCGGCTGCCTGTCCCTTAGGAGGTGGATGGGGTGTCTGGGTGCTGTGGCTGCAACTGGAGCTctgccagggctgggaagaGGCTGTGTCCCTGGGGACTGTGCACTGGAATCTCTGCAGAGCCCTTCATCTGTCTTGCTCCTCCTCGAGGTGCTGGGCCAGAGCCGGAGGAGCAGCCTGTCAGGGTGCCAGCAGTGCCTCTCTGTCACCAGCAGTGtccttctgtctctgtttgTGTCTCCCATCATAACAGCTGTCACTGTGGGTAAGTGCACTGTGCCAGGGCTGAGGGTACTGGAGTCCACTGCAGCAGAGTGTCTCTGGGTGGGGGATGTCAGAGCTGGGGCACAGGGTTTCACCCAGTACCTGCCTGTCTGCCCGCAGGAGTCGGTGTGCCCCTCATGCTCACCTATGTCTATGGGGTGGTGGTGCTGTCACTGTGTCGGAGCCGCTGGGGCTGTGGCCGCAGCCCGCCTGGGGACCTCGGTGTGGTGGAGCTGGAGAGCCTGACCAAGCGTGAGTCCAGTGCTGCCATCTGTCCCCTGGCCTGTGCCTGCCAGTGGGCCCCATGGGCCCCGCTCCTGCCTCATGTCTCTGTGGCTGtgagctctgcagaggaagACGCTCCCTGTGGATTTGTGTTGGTTCTGCCCCATGTGCTACCACACACACCACTGTCCCTGCAGGCTGGTGTCCTGGGGAAGGTGCTGCCCAAAGTGCTTTGGGAGCAGCTTGTTGGCACCCCGTGCTGAGAACCCTGTGGGCTGTTCTGCTCCCTGTTCTGACAGGAGTAGTCCTTGCAAACAAGGTGCTCAGCTCCATATCTCCCTCCAGAAGTGAACGAGCTGCGGTCAGTGCTGCCCAGTCCCAGGCCTGTTGAGGATGGAGTCCCAGACACAACCATCtctgtccccagcagcagccataacTCACGCCAGGGGATGGTGTGGCAGGAGCAGGACAGCCAGTCAGCCAGCACAGTGGCCCTCACAGGGAACATGCTGACTGAAGGCATGGATATGTCCAATAGGTGAGgggggctgctgtgctggggaggtggggggtgAAGGGCACATTCCCTTCCTAACAGTCTTCCCCACACCTGCTGTACCAGCCAAGGGCATGGTGACATGCCCCTTTAGGCTGCTGCCCACAAGCCCTGTATTTGTCTGCAGGGAAGGTGTCAGCATCGAGGTGGAGGTGTCCATCGAAGCAGTGCCACATCCTGCCCGGCAGCAGAGTCTGTGCAGTGCCCCGTCAGGGCAGAGCCTCTCTGGGGACTCCCTGGGAGACACCAGCGACAGGTCCAGCACTGTGGGCATCTCCACGGAGTGAGGGGGGAGATCCTCGATCCACAGAACCCCCCCTGCCACTTGCACAAACATCTGTGCcctcctggggcagagctggtcACTCTCTGTGTGGCACCACCAGCCCCGTGCTGGATGGGCTCTGACTGCTTGGTGCTCCCTGTGCCCAGCCACATCCACCCGTTCCCTGAAAGCAGCCCTGACCATTGGCACAGCTGGGAAATAAAAGCTACTCTCTGAGGGTCTGTCTGTCTCCTGTGGCACAGCCGTGCCCTGACAGCTCAGTCCTCATCACAGCAGGGTCTGATTGTGGTGCATTCTCTGATGGGTGTTACAGGAGAGAAGGTGGGGTAGGGTggtcccagccccacagaggTACAGGCAGGGGGGACAGGTAGACCCAGGGAGTATGGCAAGCATGGGGATACTCCCTTGTGCAAACACCCCAGCAAACTGGGCTCTATGGTGCCTGGCTGGCAATTGGGAGGGTGGGATGttgctgcagagcccagcaaaCCAAGCAGCTCACACAGGGGCTGAGTCCTGCCCCTTCTGGGCCAGCTCCTGGTGCACAGTGTGTGGCACCCACGGGTCCTTTGTGTCCCCAGCTCCTGTCCTGGGGGCAGCATCTGGCTTCCTGCAGACAGACCTCGAGTGTggtgcaggacagcagcagcccctgatGGTGGGAGACCGTGCAGCGcaccagggcagagctggggagcacagggggCTCGCTGTGATGTCCTGTTTGTggatgtgtccctgcctgcccttggCTGGTCCAGCAGCATGTGAAGGGTTCCCAGGGCTGTTGAGGGCTGTGCCTGGGTCAGCTGGGGGTGATGCTTTAG
Coding sequences within:
- the LOC136015734 gene encoding E3 ubiquitin-protein ligase RNF19B-like, with translation MERPMRVHLRLLGFFGRKPQAVGGETSPEQEAEPAEREEMCIALPLGEDGELVECPLCLLPQPPEAFPTLASCEHRSCRACLEQYLRIAVSESRVQVACPHCPAALQPDDVHRLLAEPSLRDKYEEFLLRRLLAADPSTRWCPAPNCSYAVIAYGCAECPRLTCGREGCGTEFCYHCRQPWHPDGPCVPALPAPGLANAAEPVHPEDSTHAEAENIKVCPRCSAFIMKINDGSCNRMNCTVCGCLFCWLCLQEISDVHFLSPSGCTFWGKRPWSRTRKILWQLGMVLGAPMVISLVAGIAVPVITIGIPVYMGRKVLGQSRRSSLSGCQQCLSVTSSVLLSLFVSPIITAVTVGVGVPLMLTYVYGVVVLSLCRSRWGCGRSPPGDLGVVELESLTKQVNELRSVLPSPRPVEDGVPDTTISVPSSSHNSRQGMVWQEQDSQSASTVALTGNMLTEGMDMSNREGVSIEVEVSIEAVPHPARQQSLCSAPSGQSLSGDSLGDTSDRSSTVGISTE